The following nucleotide sequence is from Candidatus Babeliales bacterium.
AATTTCTTGCTCAGTCAAACCAGCATCTTCCATTTCTTTAACATTTTCTTTGATTTGTTCAACAAGGGCTTCAACCAAAACTACTTCTTCTTGCGTAAGAACATCAGCTTGATCAATAGTATCAGCATTCACAACTGAACAAACAAGACCAAAAGAAAAAACTAAGGCCATCAATTTCTTTGACATAAACATCTCCCTACAAATTATACATACTCACAACAAAATGTACTTATTCTCAAATGATATTTTTTTATTTTCTAGTCTAAAGAATTATGAATTGAGATAGAGTATGATAACTTTTTCTAAAAAATCAACTCGTGATCAATTGCAAACAACAAAAATTTATATCTTGTCATTATCACTTCTTGAAAAACCGCATAAATAACTCATGCCAATGCGCATGTACTGCACCAAAGAAAGAGCAGAAAAAAGCGCAAGTAAAACAACAACAGCCATATACGTTTTTGCTGGTGCCCACTGCAAAAAGTAGCAGATAAAAATCCATGCAATGAAAAGTAGCTGAAACAAGGTTGTTAATTTTCCCCAAATAGTTGGCTCAATATGAAAACGTGCGTTAGTACGAATTAAAATAAACGTACCAACCAAAATAATGAGCTCGCGCACACAAAAGAGCACAACAAACCACGCAGGAATATAAAATGACGGCGTTGCAAGAAAAGCCAAAGAACCCAAGCAACATAACAAAAAAAACTTATCGGCGATTGGATCTAAAATTTCGCCCAACGCCGTTTTTTCATTAAACAACCGTGCACAATAACCATCCAACACATCACTGACCGATGCAAGCACAAAAATGAAAAATGTTACGTACCAAGCCTGATAAAAAACACCCAACGCAACCACGGGCGCTAACACAATACGCAAGAAGGTTAACGTGTTAGACACGTTAACCCATCGGCGATCTTGATATATTTTTGAGAGAAGCGAGTGACTTTTTTTCATAAAAAAACTTTAAGCGGCGTGCTTTTCATCGTCTTCATGCTTGCCTTGAGCTGCATAACCAACAAGTTTTATGGCCCAGCCCTGAGCCATAACCTGACGCACCTGAGCGTACTCGTGAGCATAAGTCTTGTCAATCTCAGTTAAGCGCTTAAACCCATCATGATCTTTAACAAGCGGGTTTACACCCCGAAACTTAGAAGAAATCAAATAGTCATAACCATCTTCTTTGCTACTCACTTCATACGACGTTTTGTATGTTCTTATCTTTCTTACCGCACGCTTGATTACTGAATCATCTGCGTGCACCAGCTTGTCCCACACCACATCGTCAGTAGAAAAATGAAAATCATCTTTGGTCAGCAAACCAATGTCCATAGCTCGTTGTAGCGCCTGCACGGTCCAGGTATTAATTAAAAAGTTTTCAGGACCACCCCAAGAATGTTGCGTAAGATAAAGCGGTATACGAGAAAAAAGACGTGCAATTTTTGGCGTATTAAAAAACCAATGACCATCGTTAAAAGCAAGATCATTCAAGATAACTTGAACATCGTGCTCGTCAATAATGCCCAACAAAACACCTTCTCGCAAATTATACTCAATGCGATCGGCGCACAGGTCTGGCAAGCATTGCTCAAGAGCCACATGAGCACCACTTTTGTGCATAATATCATTCAAATTCATGCCATGTTTTGCCAAAATTGCAGGAATGGTACCCTGCGTTAAATACCATTCATGAATGGTATCTTGATAAGAATCTTTTGAACCTTCAGTATTAAACATAAAATCTGCAACGTGCGAAAAGACTGTATGCGAAGCATCGTGCAACAAGCCAGCAATCTGCTCTTCAACACCAGCACCAAAGCGGCGTAAAAGTGCCCAAACACCAAGACAATGGTCGTAACGCGAATACTGCTTCATGCCTTTAACAATTTGCGGCACCCCAAATTGGTTAACCTTCTTAATCCGCTGCATAACCGGACTTTCTAGAATTTCTAGAATAACCGGTTCGTTAACCGTAAAAGTGCCATACGGCGTTTGCACATCTTGAGGAGTAAACGCCTGGTTTTGAGCTGTGTCTTGACCATTTTTTACCTGCGACATACAGCGCTCCATGATTTTTTTATGTGATGCCATACCCCACGTTATGACCAGTGTAGCGGCACTAATCAGCAAAAATCTACCTTTTATACGATTATTCATAAAAACTCCTTGTTGAATAAACCCAATGTTATAGAATATTTTTTTCTATTTGAAAGACAAATTGCAACCGTCGAACGATATTACTTCTGTTTGATTAAAATAAATAATTATGTTATATAATTATAGATACTTTGTATCAAGAGAACCATAACCAACGCCATTAGTTTTGCTCAACAAAATACCATAATTCTAAAGAAAGACCTACAATGAATGAGGTTATTTTTTTTGCACACACTTTGCTCATGAGCCTTTTTACCCTTGCCGCACTCAAACTTGGCAAAGAAGCGCTGATATCTTTTATTTGTTTGCAAAGCATTTTGGCAAATCTTTTTGTTACCAAACAAATGACGCTGTTTGGCTTTGATGTTACCTGCAGCGATGTTTATATGGTCGGCGCACTGTTTGGTCTGAACCTGCTTCAAGAATTTTTTGGTAAAAAGTATGTTTACTCAACAATTGCCATCAGCTTTTTTATTGTCATATTTTATTTGATTATGACGCAACTGCACCTTGCCTACCTACCAAACAGTTACGATTCCATGCAGCCACACTTTGCAGCCCTGCTAAACTTTATGCCACGCATTATTATTGCTTCAATTGTTACCTACGTTTTGGTACAACTTTTAGACACACAGCTTTATAGCGCACTCAAACTACTTTTCAAAGGCCGCTATCCATTTTTACGTAATCTTATTTCGCTCAGCTGCAGTCAATCAATTGATACTGTCATGTTTAGTTTCTTGGGGCTTTATGGACTAGTTGGCTCTATAACCCACGTTATTGTGGTAAGTCTTGCTATCAAAATAATTGCCATCACCCTGACCTCTCCCTTTACCACCGTTGCCCACCGGCTCATGAGGAATAATAATGCCCTTCTTTAAATTTGAAATTATTCATCAATCAAAAAAATCACGTGCACGCGTTGGTCGCTTACACACACCGCACGGCATTATTGACACGCCAAACTTTGTGGGTGTTGGCACGAATGGCACACTCAAAGCCTTAGACAACAAAACTGTTCATGAAATTGGTTTGCAATTAATGTTTTGCAATACCTACCACCTTATGCTGCAACCCGGCACCGAAATTATTAAGCAAGCCGGCGGTATTCACCAGTTTGCCAATCGCACCATGCCCATTATTACCGACTCGGGCGGGTTTCAAGTTTTTAGCCTTGCCTACGGCGGCGTTGCAAGCGAAATTAAAAGCAAAGGCACTAAAAAGCGCGACGGCAGCGTTTTAAAAATCACTGAAGATGGTGTTACCTTCAGATCATACCGCGATGGACAAAAAATATTGCTCACACCAGAACGCTCCATTCAAGCGCAAAAAGATATTGGCGCCGACATTATGATCAGCTTTGATGAGCTACCACCCTACCACATTTCACCACGCAAACTCAAAGAGTCGTTTGAACGCACGCACCGCTGGGAAGAACGCTCACTCAACGAACATTTAAAAAATGTAAACAACCAGGCATTGTACGCCGTTATTCACGGCGGCATTGACCCTGAACTAAGAAAAAAAAGTTGTGAAATTTTAACCAACATGCCTTTTGATGGTTACTCAATTGGCGGTAGCGTGGGCAAAAATTTACCAGAAATGATTGTCATGCTCCAGGCAACCATGCCGCACCTGCCACCAGACAAGCCCAACCACCTGCTGGGTATTGGCGATATTGCATCGCTTGAAGCCTCAATACCGCTGGGCATAGACACGTTCGACAGCTCACACCCAACCAAGGCTGCTCGGCATGGTTTGCTGTTTACCAAAAAAGGAACCGTGCGCATTGTTAAAAGCGGCAACGCTTCACAACTCAGACCCATTGAAGATGACTGCGCCTGCTTTACCTGCCAAAACTACACACTGGCTTACTTATGCCATCTTTTCAAAGCAAATGAACTGACAGCATTTACGCTGGCAACAATACACAATCTTCACTTTATGGTGCAGTTGATGAAAAATTATCGCGAGCAGATTTTACGTGATCAGGTTTAAGCAGCGGATAATCGCTAAAACCAAGAAACTGACACTCAGGTTCAATCAACACCCCAAAGCTTTCAAAAACACGCATTTGCATAGTGCGCGCAAGCATTATTACATCGTTTGAACTAGCACCCTCGTGCGTTACCAGCATATTAGCATGTTGATATGAAACAACAGCACCGCCAACCTGCAAAGCACCCTTTACACCAATTTTGTCCAAATAATAAGCAACAAACGGAACCCGCTTACCAGCAATAAGTGGCAGCGGCTCGTCATCACGAAAGTTGCGGAAAAAACTACCACAGGTACGCGCGAGCGGATAGCGCTTGGCACGGTGCCGCACAATCTCATCACGCCGGCCTTTGTGGTACCAGGCCTGTTCAAAACTTACCGGGCTCAGTTTAAACGTTGCTTCAACCAAATAGTAATCACCACGTTGAAGCGCCGACTCGTTGTACCCAAACCCAAACCATGTTTTATCAACCACTTCAAGAGCACCGGTTGTGCGATTGATAACGTGAGCCCTCACTAAAAAATCACTGAGTAAATACTCAAAATAATGAATGTTAATGTACACACACCCACCAATTGAACCAGGGATGCCACTAAAATCTTCAAGTCCATGCAGCCCTTGGTCCAATGCCGCATCAATAACTTCTTGCATGCCAAGGCCCGCTCCGGCCGTTACCAAGCCCTGTTCCCGATCAATAATCAAATGGTTAATGCGCGGTTGAATCACCAGACCCGTGATACCCTGATCACTAATTAAAACGTTGGCGCCCTGCCCCAAAAGCGTTACGCGCAGTTGCTCCTGACTGGCAAAGGCCAGCGCTTGCGTAAACTCACCTGCCGTTGTGGGCTGGGCAAAATACTGAGCAGGGCCACCCGTTTGAAACCAATTTTTATCGTTCAATGGAACGTTGTGCATAATCTTCATTTTAAAAGTCCCTACCGCTAGAAATAGTGTTGATTTGGGGGATAGTATGGCAGATTTTTGTCATTCGTCTAATATTTCTAACAAAAAATTATTTTCAGATAATCACTTATTTAACACAAGTAATTGCCAATTTTAAATAAATTATTGCCATATAGAAATTAATACTGTTACCATGAAGTTAGGTTGGATAGAGTTTTTAACAGTAATTTTCAAGGAAAACAGTATGAAAACCATAAAAATTTCATTTTTAATCATTCTTTGCCTTACCACGTTAGCCCAAGCAAAAGAGCAAACTGGCAAACACATTAAAGAGGCACCCTACATACAACGCCAAGAGTTTAATAAACTCAGAGGTGTTGCTATTGCGCAAAATGACTTGTCAACGCAAATCACATTCGACTTTTCACAGCCAATTTATTTCAAGCAAAAGCTCAATCAAACTAATCGCGAACTAAAATTGTGGTTTCCCGGCATGAACTTAAAAAACTTCAATATTCAACAGGTTTTAGACAAAATTAACCAACTCAAAACTGCAGGGCTTATAGAAAAAATAGAAATTAACGAAAAAAATAAATCAATCCCAAATGTTATGCTAACACTAACATTTAGCAAATATCGAACCAATACAACAACAAACAAATCTGAGCAAGAACCAGCACAAGTTCAAAATAAACTTTTGATAAAATGGAGCCAAACAGAAGAACCAAACCAACTCATTCTAGATATATTTTCAGTTGAATCACTTGAAAAAATCAAGCAAAAAAATTCAGTCTTATTGCGTGCCAGTCGCACAAACCATGCGATAGAAAGATCTATGCCCAGTTGCCAAGCCTGGCGCCCTACGCATCATGCTTAATGCATGTTGCACCACAAAAACAGTTAATCAAAATGTCAGGCAAAATATCAGCGCTCGTTTAGCGGCCAACGCTCAAACACTTCTTACACAAGCTGGTTTCAAAGTTTTTTTGGCGCGCCAAGCTGGCCAGGTTATTTCACTACCTGAGCACTTGCTCTTGGCGCAGCAGTTTAATGCTCAAATTTTGATTATCTTGGCCCTTGCACATCAAAAAAATAAAACAGTACACAAAACTAACGTTACCACAAGCTATAACGCAGGACCTGCTCCCTCACGCTCTCATCAGGGCTTTTTAATGCTGAATATGCCCAACTGCGACTATTTGTCATTATTTAAAACTACGCCCCGCTTTACCCATAATTCTTGCCAAGAGCTGGCAGCCGTGATACACAAAAATATTGTTCATACGTTTCGAAACTACCCAAAACTCACGCATGAATGCAACGTACTCCCGCTTGATACAACGCAAAAAACTCCCTTCACGGTACACATTTCACTCACTTTTCATGACAAGCAGGAAACTTTTTTTATGACAGAAAAAGAGCAAGCGACTATTGCGCATGGGCTAGCACAAGCATTTCGGCAATATTTTGCGCACTAATCAAAAGCGTAAATACTGTTAAACCAAAGAAAAATCGCTTAAAAATGATTCTTTTCTTTTAAATTTATTCAAAAATAATTTATACTGTGACTCGATAGGAAGAGTTCCTGTTATTCGACATAAAACACATACGCGCTAAACATTTTAGAAAGGATGACCATGAATACAAGCCTTTCTCTGTCGTTCGAGCTCATTTATCTCATAGGCTGGCTCTTAAAAAATGAAAAGCAAATGCTCAACACGTTAATCAAAAACGCTATTAAAAAAGGGCTCGGGCAAGATCTCAATGCAATCAACCCCCAAGACCATTCCAAAGTCAACGAGCAGCTCTACAACACGCTCATAGATTTTTTGAACTTTATGGAAGATTCGCTCCTGAACAATATGGACGAGTTGCAAGTTGATACCAAAACCGAAAAGGCAATGCTTGCCGCGTTGCGCAAAGTAGACCTTGATGCACTCGATGTTAATGCTGTCAGAACAAGCATGCAACAAACAAAAGAAGAGCTGTCAGCAAAAAATGTATCTACGCTTGACGTTGCAAGCGATATTGATCAATCAACCACGCTTGAACAAAACGAATCTGATGACATTGAGTTTGATAACAACGAGAAAGCTGCCACAATCTTGCTCAAAAATATTATCAAAAACTGGAAGCCTTCGCTCAACGAATTAATCAACTAGAAAAATTAGTGTCTTAGAAAGTAAAAATGGGCAGCGTCAAAGCTGCCTTTTTTCATTAAAACGTAAACCCCATTTTTTTAAGCGCTTGGCGCAATTCAAAAAGAGGTAGGCCTTTAACTGCAGAATATGAACCGTTAATTGATTTAAGAAAATTATCGCCAAAACCTTCAATAATACCGGCCCCACACGCTTGCAAAGCACGTGGCATTTTTTCGAAATACCAATCTTGCAAATCTTGATCAACATAAAATTCGATTACCGCTGACGTAGTCCACGAAATTTCTTGGTCAACGTCCCATGTTCCCGCACGTACTACTTTTTTGTGCAAACAACAAGCAGTAACCACTTCAACCGGCTCCTCGCGCATCAACGCCAACATACGCTTGGCATCTGCCAAATTTTCTGGCTTACCTAAAATATGACGACTTTGTGGCGTAAAAACGAGTGAATCTGCGGTAAGCACAAAGCATCTGCCACCATCTTGTTGCGGCGCTGGAAGCACAACCGCATTCATTTTGTCGTGTGCAATAGACATAACATAGCCATGAAAATCATGCTCACGCGGCACCACACACTCATTGCTGGTGTGCTCAATAGTTTTATAATGAATGCCAGAATAATCTAGCAATTGACGGCGAGAAAATGATTGTGAGGCTAAATAAAGCGTATCGCGTTTCATAACATACTCTTTCAAATTTTTATGCAGCTTGCCATGTGCCCGAAAAGTTTTGTTTTACTTTACCTGCTAAATGTAATTCAAACAATTTATCATTCATCTGGTCCAATGAAAAGCCGGTAGACATGCACAACTCGTCAAGCGTACGCGGTTCTTGCAAGCAAACCAAAATTGGATCGAGCGGAATGGCCAGCTCACTAATTTTTTCTACAGCTTTTTCTATTGTTTTTTGAATCTGCTTTGGCTCGTTAGTGACACGCTTTGCCGGTGCTACAACAACAGGCACTGGTTGCGGGCCATAACCAAACTCTTCAAAAATTGCTTGCGCATTGTGCACACTTTTAGCACCTTGCGCAAGAAGCTTGTGGCAACCAAAACTCAACTCACTAAAAATTGAACCGGGCACTGCAAAAACTTGGCGACCTTGCTCAAGCGCAAAATTGGCCGTAATAAGTGCTCCGCTTTTTTCAGCCGCTTGCACCACCACACAGCCTTGTGACAATCCGGCAATAATGCGATTGCGTGCAGGAAAATGCCCACGTTCGGGAGCAGAACGCAGCGGAAATGGCGAAACAAGCGCTCCGTCACGCTCACAAACTTGTTCAAACAACGGTTCATTTTGTTCTGGATACAAATCGAGCAAGCCCGAACCTAAAACCACAATAGTCTTACCACCATGCACGAGCGTTTCATGATGCACCATGGTATCAATACCCAACGCACCACCGCTCACCGTTTCAAAACCAGCCCCCACAAGTGGCGGTACCAACAAAGAAACAGCACGTTGGCCATACGAATCTGCTAAGCGCGCCCCAACAAACGCAATGCGCGGCGTTACTGGTTCGTCTAACTTTCCACGCACATACAAAGCAGTTGGCGGCACGTGAATGTGACGTAATAAACTTGGATATTCTTTGTCAAACAGCGTAATCAAACGAATGTCTGTTTTTTCAAGCGCATGCAATTCTTTTTCAAGCAACGTTTTATCTGCAAGGCCATCGCACAAACCTTGCGCTGCTTTTTCGCTTAAACCCATGTTCAAAAAATCTTCATACGTTAAAGCATAAAGACTTTCTAAATCAAGATTGCTTGTTGGCAAGTGATCAATAAAATCGTCACACCACTGGTCTGGTTTTTGCTGTTGCATTAAATAAGAAAGTATTTTTAAAATTACTACTGGGCCTATCCCAAATAGTAAAAGCAGGTGCAAAAGCACCTGCCTATTTTTTTCATGAATCAATGTCTGCCCCCGCACCCTACATTAAAAGAAATCGTTAATTGATTTCTTCATCGTCCTCGTCTTCATCCTCATCGAGTTCATCTTCATCTTCAAGTTCTTCTTCTTCCTCAGGCTCTTCCATGAAGTCTTCTTCTTCAAGCATATCA
It contains:
- a CDS encoding CDP-alcohol phosphatidyltransferase family protein; this encodes MKKSHSLLSKIYQDRRWVNVSNTLTFLRIVLAPVVALGVFYQAWYVTFFIFVLASVSDVLDGYCARLFNEKTALGEILDPIADKFFLLCCLGSLAFLATPSFYIPAWFVVLFCVRELIILVGTFILIRTNARFHIEPTIWGKLTTLFQLLFIAWIFICYFLQWAPAKTYMAVVVLLALFSALSLVQYMRIGMSYLCGFSRSDNDKI
- a CDS encoding HD domain-containing protein; its protein translation is MNNRIKGRFLLISAATLVITWGMASHKKIMERCMSQVKNGQDTAQNQAFTPQDVQTPYGTFTVNEPVILEILESPVMQRIKKVNQFGVPQIVKGMKQYSRYDHCLGVWALLRRFGAGVEEQIAGLLHDASHTVFSHVADFMFNTEGSKDSYQDTIHEWYLTQGTIPAILAKHGMNLNDIMHKSGAHVALEQCLPDLCADRIEYNLREGVLLGIIDEHDVQVILNDLAFNDGHWFFNTPKIARLFSRIPLYLTQHSWGGPENFLINTWTVQALQRAMDIGLLTKDDFHFSTDDVVWDKLVHADDSVIKRAVRKIRTYKTSYEVSSKEDGYDYLISSKFRGVNPLVKDHDGFKRLTEIDKTYAHEYAQVRQVMAQGWAIKLVGYAAQGKHEDDEKHAA
- a CDS encoding queuosine precursor transporter, encoding MNEVIFFAHTLLMSLFTLAALKLGKEALISFICLQSILANLFVTKQMTLFGFDVTCSDVYMVGALFGLNLLQEFFGKKYVYSTIAISFFIVIFYLIMTQLHLAYLPNSYDSMQPHFAALLNFMPRIIIASIVTYVLVQLLDTQLYSALKLLFKGRYPFLRNLISLSCSQSIDTVMFSFLGLYGLVGSITHVIVVSLAIKIIAITLTSPFTTVAHRLMRNNNALL
- a CDS encoding tRNA-guanosine(34) transglycosylase — encoded protein: MPFFKFEIIHQSKKSRARVGRLHTPHGIIDTPNFVGVGTNGTLKALDNKTVHEIGLQLMFCNTYHLMLQPGTEIIKQAGGIHQFANRTMPIITDSGGFQVFSLAYGGVASEIKSKGTKKRDGSVLKITEDGVTFRSYRDGQKILLTPERSIQAQKDIGADIMISFDELPPYHISPRKLKESFERTHRWEERSLNEHLKNVNNQALYAVIHGGIDPELRKKSCEILTNMPFDGYSIGGSVGKNLPEMIVMLQATMPHLPPDKPNHLLGIGDIASLEASIPLGIDTFDSSHPTKAARHGLLFTKKGTVRIVKSGNASQLRPIEDDCACFTCQNYTLAYLCHLFKANELTAFTLATIHNLHFMVQLMKNYREQILRDQV
- the murB gene encoding UDP-N-acetylmuramate dehydrogenase, whose amino-acid sequence is MKIMHNVPLNDKNWFQTGGPAQYFAQPTTAGEFTQALAFASQEQLRVTLLGQGANVLISDQGITGLVIQPRINHLIIDREQGLVTAGAGLGMQEVIDAALDQGLHGLEDFSGIPGSIGGCVYINIHYFEYLLSDFLVRAHVINRTTGALEVVDKTWFGFGYNESALQRGDYYLVEATFKLSPVSFEQAWYHKGRRDEIVRHRAKRYPLARTCGSFFRNFRDDEPLPLIAGKRVPFVAYYLDKIGVKGALQVGGAVVSYQHANMLVTHEGASSNDVIMLARTMQMRVFESFGVLIEPECQFLGFSDYPLLKPDHVKSARDNFSSTAP
- a CDS encoding Maf family protein is translated as MKRDTLYLASQSFSRRQLLDYSGIHYKTIEHTSNECVVPREHDFHGYVMSIAHDKMNAVVLPAPQQDGGRCFVLTADSLVFTPQSRHILGKPENLADAKRMLALMREEPVEVVTACCLHKKVVRAGTWDVDQEISWTTSAVIEFYVDQDLQDWYFEKMPRALQACGAGIIEGFGDNFLKSINGSYSAVKGLPLFELRQALKKMGFTF
- the dprA gene encoding DNA-processing protein DprA, giving the protein MIHEKNRQVLLHLLLLFGIGPVVILKILSYLMQQQKPDQWCDDFIDHLPTSNLDLESLYALTYEDFLNMGLSEKAAQGLCDGLADKTLLEKELHALEKTDIRLITLFDKEYPSLLRHIHVPPTALYVRGKLDEPVTPRIAFVGARLADSYGQRAVSLLVPPLVGAGFETVSGGALGIDTMVHHETLVHGGKTIVVLGSGLLDLYPEQNEPLFEQVCERDGALVSPFPLRSAPERGHFPARNRIIAGLSQGCVVVQAAEKSGALITANFALEQGRQVFAVPGSIFSELSFGCHKLLAQGAKSVHNAQAIFEEFGYGPQPVPVVVAPAKRVTNEPKQIQKTIEKAVEKISELAIPLDPILVCLQEPRTLDELCMSTGFSLDQMNDKLFELHLAGKVKQNFSGTWQAA